In Vibrio diazotrophicus, the following proteins share a genomic window:
- the pykF gene encoding pyruvate kinase PykF, whose product MKKTKIVCTIGPKTESVEKLTELVNAGMNVMRLNFSHGDFVEHGTRIANFRKVMENTGKQLAILLDTKGPEIRTIKLENGDDVDLVAGQEFTFTTDTSVVGNKDKVAVTYAGFAKDLSAGNTILVDDGLIEMEVVSTTDTDVICKVLNNGALGENKGVNLPGVSVNLPALSEKDKGDLKFGCEQGVDFVAASFIRKASDVKEIREVLAANGGENIQIISKIENQEGVDNFDEILELSDGIMVARGDLGVEIPAEEVIFAQKMMIEKCNRARKVVITATQMLDSMIKNPRPTRAEAGDVANAIMDGTDAVMLSGETAKGKYPVEAVTIMAQIAKRTDSVLKAELGSRLDSPRLRITEAVCKGAVDTAEKLAAPLIVVATEAGKSARSVRKYFPTANIIAVTTNAKTAAQLVLSKGVTPVVVDAYESTDDFYRQGKEIALSSGLGKKGDIIVMVSGALVASGTTNTASVHVL is encoded by the coding sequence ATGAAAAAGACCAAAATCGTATGTACGATTGGCCCTAAAACTGAATCTGTAGAAAAATTAACAGAACTTGTTAATGCAGGCATGAACGTAATGCGCCTTAACTTTTCTCACGGAGACTTCGTAGAGCACGGTACTCGTATCGCTAACTTCCGTAAAGTTATGGAAAACACTGGTAAACAACTAGCAATCCTTTTGGATACTAAAGGTCCAGAAATCCGTACTATCAAACTAGAAAACGGTGATGATGTTGATCTAGTTGCTGGTCAAGAGTTCACTTTTACAACTGATACTTCTGTAGTTGGTAACAAAGACAAAGTAGCAGTAACTTACGCAGGTTTCGCAAAAGACTTAAGCGCAGGTAACACTATCCTTGTTGATGACGGTCTAATCGAGATGGAAGTTGTTTCTACAACTGATACTGACGTTATCTGTAAAGTTCTAAACAACGGCGCACTAGGCGAAAACAAAGGTGTTAACCTACCTGGCGTTTCAGTAAACCTACCAGCTCTATCTGAAAAAGATAAAGGCGACCTTAAGTTTGGTTGTGAGCAAGGCGTTGACTTCGTAGCAGCCTCTTTCATCCGTAAAGCTTCTGATGTAAAAGAAATCCGCGAAGTTCTTGCTGCAAACGGCGGCGAAAACATCCAAATCATCTCTAAAATTGAAAACCAAGAAGGTGTGGACAATTTTGATGAGATCCTTGAGCTATCTGACGGCATCATGGTTGCACGTGGCGACCTAGGTGTTGAAATTCCAGCTGAAGAAGTAATCTTCGCTCAGAAGATGATGATCGAGAAATGTAACCGTGCACGTAAAGTTGTAATCACTGCAACTCAAATGCTTGATTCTATGATCAAAAACCCTCGTCCAACTCGTGCAGAAGCGGGTGACGTTGCGAACGCAATCATGGACGGTACTGACGCAGTAATGCTTTCTGGCGAAACAGCAAAAGGTAAATACCCTGTTGAAGCGGTAACTATCATGGCGCAAATCGCTAAACGTACTGACTCTGTACTTAAAGCTGAACTAGGTTCTCGTCTAGACAGCCCACGTCTACGTATCACTGAAGCGGTATGTAAAGGCGCTGTAGATACTGCTGAGAAACTAGCTGCTCCACTTATTGTTGTTGCAACTGAAGCTGGTAAATCTGCTCGTTCAGTTCGTAAATACTTCCCAACAGCGAACATCATTGCTGTAACAACTAACGCTAAGACTGCTGCACAGCTTGTTCTTTCTAAAGGTGTTACTCCAGTGGTTGTTGATGCTTACGAAAGTACTGATGACTTCTACCGTCAAGGTAAAGAAATCGCGCTATCTTCTGGCTTAGGCAAGAAAGGCGATATCATTGTTATGGTTTCTGGTGCACTCGTTGCTTCAGGTACTACTAACACTGCATCTGTACATGTTCTTTAA
- a CDS encoding sensor domain-containing diguanylate cyclase, which translates to MRYSKIIVAFLIACALITAGIVTFYSYRYDQVQDTSNHRSIREAINQLSYSEQEYRNLRDQVFSTISLLSHGRSAYNYVESPNLVTRNQLQMALASTANGQKWFDGIGFIDVKGVDTVHVDYLPSIHRTKALDDVVDISQTSFFQYAQSLAEDEVGVWAEELASDPDTFTKPYTPTILVISPVSVLGARKGYIVISVDMSMMVDKLNYSPKNDLTPAIVGSNGYMVTGKNMLPFYGDMTNQYHGFDLATFFPKTWEVMQAQASDHNYLMEDMNLIVFKPIDKFFGQNIHLVIRFTPKQLYDRARHELNDIVKEGFFVFMIMLVFALPTVSMSLHYYHRNIESKLARAALDGMTAVMISDKSHQVIMVNREFETMIGLSSKEVRGHNALKTLLSHNGMEFILNVLEQVDQNNLWEGEVECVTPEGQLLTTIMRIQAIIEAGKVSYYITSIVDITERKELENRLRELSEKDSLTHLWNRRKFERELTLQTQLVERYPDDYSVCLCLIDIDYFKRVNDEQGHDQGDKVIVKVSDVLSEKLRVTDFLARIGGEEFAVIMPHTSTPEAQLVVERLRQAIELDESLAITISAGISDLSQDSTRSYKCADIALYESKTLGRNQVSLCLTTDEVA; encoded by the coding sequence ATGAGATATTCTAAAATCATTGTCGCTTTTCTCATAGCCTGTGCCCTTATCACAGCAGGTATCGTCACTTTCTACTCTTATCGATACGATCAAGTTCAAGATACGAGCAATCACCGTTCTATACGTGAAGCGATTAATCAACTCTCATACAGTGAGCAGGAATACCGCAATTTAAGAGATCAGGTTTTTTCGACTATTTCTCTTTTAAGTCACGGACGCAGCGCTTACAACTATGTAGAGTCTCCAAACTTAGTTACTCGTAATCAGCTTCAAATGGCATTGGCGTCAACGGCTAATGGTCAAAAATGGTTTGATGGTATTGGTTTTATTGATGTGAAAGGTGTAGATACTGTCCATGTCGATTACCTGCCAAGTATTCACCGGACCAAAGCGTTAGACGATGTAGTAGACATTTCTCAAACTTCATTTTTTCAATATGCACAATCACTGGCTGAAGATGAAGTTGGGGTATGGGCGGAAGAACTGGCAAGTGATCCGGATACTTTTACCAAACCATACACACCAACGATATTAGTCATATCTCCAGTTTCTGTCCTTGGCGCTCGAAAAGGATATATCGTAATTTCAGTCGATATGTCGATGATGGTTGATAAGCTCAATTACTCCCCGAAAAATGACTTAACGCCAGCTATCGTCGGTAGTAACGGCTATATGGTAACAGGAAAGAACATGTTGCCTTTCTATGGTGATATGACTAATCAATACCATGGATTCGACCTCGCTACCTTCTTCCCTAAAACTTGGGAAGTGATGCAAGCACAAGCATCAGATCACAACTATCTGATGGAAGATATGAATCTTATCGTCTTTAAGCCGATCGATAAGTTTTTTGGTCAGAACATTCATCTGGTTATTCGTTTTACTCCTAAGCAACTCTATGATCGAGCGCGACATGAGCTGAATGATATAGTCAAAGAGGGCTTCTTCGTCTTCATGATCATGTTGGTTTTTGCTTTGCCAACGGTTTCTATGTCACTGCATTATTATCACCGTAATATCGAAAGTAAGCTCGCTCGAGCTGCGTTGGATGGTATGACTGCGGTGATGATTTCAGACAAGTCTCATCAAGTGATCATGGTGAACAGAGAGTTTGAAACCATGATTGGCTTATCCAGCAAAGAGGTTCGCGGTCACAATGCTCTTAAAACCTTACTCAGCCATAATGGCATGGAGTTCATTCTGAATGTACTTGAGCAAGTTGATCAGAATAATCTTTGGGAGGGAGAGGTTGAGTGTGTTACACCAGAAGGTCAGTTACTGACAACCATAATGCGTATTCAGGCAATCATAGAAGCAGGAAAAGTCAGTTACTACATTACTTCTATAGTCGATATTACCGAGCGAAAAGAGCTGGAGAATAGGCTTAGAGAATTGAGTGAGAAAGATTCACTTACTCATCTCTGGAATCGCCGAAAATTCGAAAGAGAGCTAACGCTACAGACTCAACTAGTAGAGCGATACCCAGATGATTATTCGGTCTGCTTGTGCTTAATTGATATTGACTACTTTAAGCGTGTCAATGATGAGCAGGGACATGATCAGGGTGACAAAGTGATCGTAAAAGTCTCAGATGTTCTCTCGGAAAAACTTAGAGTGACAGATTTTCTTGCTCGTATCGGCGGAGAAGAGTTTGCAGTGATCATGCCTCATACTTCAACTCCAGAGGCGCAGTTGGTTGTTGAACGTTTAAGACAAGCCATTGAGTTAGACGAAAGTCTAGCTATTACTATAAGTGCCGGTATTTCCGACCTTTCTCAAGACAGCACTCGCTCTTATAAATGTGCGGATATTGCTCTCTATGAGTCTAAAACTCTTGGTAGAAATCAAGTTTCTCTCTGTCTGACGACAGATGAGGTTGCTTGA
- a CDS encoding oxidative stress defense protein, translating to MKALSVIVLAVLSMFSMAAQAQEFDFPHVATSGYGEVIATPDMAEFSVKVVEITMNAEQAKESVDNIVTSFIKRLTQAGVKESQITSSNLYLTPQYHYPKTGKPELVGYRAIRNVSVEVDDLSKLNEYLDIALEEKINQVDDIQLKVRDEDKYQQQARMAAIKDAQQKAQSLAEGFGRKLDGVWRIDYNAPMRKAVLTRAATFSEESAVSNSYQDSTLIIRDNVNVIYKLD from the coding sequence ATGAAAGCACTTTCTGTAATAGTTCTAGCGGTATTGAGTATGTTCTCAATGGCTGCACAAGCTCAGGAATTCGACTTTCCGCATGTGGCGACGTCTGGTTATGGTGAAGTTATCGCGACGCCAGATATGGCAGAGTTTTCGGTAAAAGTCGTCGAAATCACAATGAATGCGGAACAAGCGAAAGAGAGTGTCGATAACATAGTCACTTCGTTTATCAAGCGTCTTACTCAAGCAGGTGTCAAAGAGTCTCAAATAACCAGTTCAAACCTCTACTTAACTCCGCAATATCATTATCCAAAAACCGGCAAGCCTGAACTAGTAGGTTATCGTGCCATCAGAAATGTCTCTGTTGAAGTTGATGATTTATCTAAGTTGAACGAGTACTTGGATATCGCCCTGGAAGAGAAGATTAATCAAGTCGACGATATTCAATTAAAAGTCCGTGATGAAGACAAATATCAGCAACAAGCGCGTATGGCTGCAATTAAAGATGCTCAACAGAAAGCACAGTCTTTAGCTGAGGGATTTGGGCGTAAATTAGATGGTGTTTGGCGTATCGACTACAATGCTCCGATGAGAAAAGCGGTACTAACTCGAGCTGCGACATTTAGTGAAGAGTCAGCGGTAAGCAACAGCTACCAAGATTCCACATTGATCATCCGAGATAATGTGAACGTTATCTATAAGCTTGATTAA
- a CDS encoding LysR family transcriptional regulator ArgP, which yields MRGLDYRWLEALDQIILQRSFEKAAAVLCVSQSAVSQRIKQLEKWLAQPVLVRENPPRVTPAGQKLLGLYRQVCVLEQDILPDLSNDFGEKPISISIATNADSLATWLLPAIAEAMKQSNLEIHLVVDDERRTLDKLKNGEVIGAISQSSRTLPGCNAVLLGDMPYLCVASPDFYRRYFPQGVSIQTLQAAPAVAFDRQDFINERFVYDHFGFEMVSEVKHTVGSSEACVKAAVAGFGYCMIPKIQIAEELEKGLLMDITPGMYIDQKLYWHHWQLETGSLKKCSQALVEYARKNLPQ from the coding sequence GTGCGTGGATTAGATTACCGATGGCTTGAAGCTCTAGATCAGATTATCTTGCAAAGAAGTTTTGAGAAAGCTGCTGCCGTATTATGCGTCTCGCAATCAGCGGTCTCACAAAGAATTAAGCAGCTAGAAAAATGGCTTGCTCAGCCTGTACTTGTAAGAGAGAACCCGCCAAGAGTGACACCTGCAGGGCAGAAGTTACTTGGGCTCTATCGTCAGGTTTGTGTTTTAGAGCAGGATATTTTGCCAGATCTAAGCAACGATTTCGGTGAAAAGCCCATTTCGATTTCAATCGCAACTAACGCGGACAGTCTGGCCACATGGCTATTGCCTGCTATTGCGGAGGCAATGAAACAAAGTAATTTGGAAATTCATCTGGTTGTCGATGATGAACGTAGAACACTGGATAAACTTAAGAACGGAGAAGTGATTGGTGCGATCAGCCAGTCATCTAGAACTTTGCCGGGTTGTAACGCAGTTTTGCTCGGTGATATGCCTTACTTGTGTGTCGCATCACCCGATTTTTATCGTCGCTATTTCCCTCAGGGAGTCAGCATACAAACTTTACAAGCGGCACCAGCTGTTGCTTTCGACAGGCAAGACTTCATCAATGAACGCTTTGTTTACGATCATTTTGGTTTTGAAATGGTCAGTGAAGTTAAACACACAGTGGGTAGCTCTGAAGCTTGTGTAAAAGCAGCAGTAGCGGGATTCGGTTATTGCATGATTCCGAAGATCCAAATAGCAGAAGAACTGGAAAAAGGGTTACTCATGGATATCACGCCGGGGATGTATATAGATCAGAAACTTTACTGGCATCATTGGCAGCTAGAAACAGGCAGTTTGAAGAAATGTTCACAGGCTTTGGTTGAGTATGCGAGAAAAAACTTGCCACAGTGA
- a CDS encoding LysE/ArgO family amino acid transporter, which produces MNFWILLQGFSLGATMIIPIGAQNAYVLNQGIKRNHHLTTATICSVMDVFFISLGIFGGGALLSQNETLLTVVTLGGIAFLTFYGWLSLRSALQSSDEQESQPQKLARGRRAVILGALAVTVLNPHLYLDTVVILGSIGGQFEGSDRLAFALGTMTASFVWFYGLSIGAAKLAPVLSKPKTKKTIDLIVASMMFIIAFALAKSIYTQWFN; this is translated from the coding sequence ATGAATTTTTGGATATTGCTACAGGGATTTAGCCTGGGTGCGACAATGATTATCCCCATTGGGGCACAAAATGCTTATGTTCTAAACCAAGGTATTAAAAGAAACCATCATCTTACTACCGCAACAATTTGCAGCGTGATGGATGTGTTCTTTATTTCTTTAGGTATTTTTGGCGGTGGTGCACTGCTTTCTCAAAATGAGACGCTACTGACCGTTGTTACTCTTGGGGGAATCGCATTTCTGACTTTTTATGGCTGGCTTTCACTTCGATCTGCTCTTCAAAGTTCTGACGAACAAGAAAGCCAACCTCAAAAACTGGCACGAGGCCGACGGGCGGTTATATTAGGTGCACTTGCGGTTACGGTATTAAACCCACATCTTTATTTAGATACGGTGGTTATTCTTGGCTCAATTGGCGGACAATTTGAAGGAAGCGATCGCCTTGCATTTGCTTTGGGAACTATGACTGCTTCTTTTGTTTGGTTCTATGGATTATCCATCGGAGCAGCCAAGTTAGCACCGGTACTATCCAAACCTAAGACAAAGAAAACCATCGACTTAATCGTAGCAAGCATGATGTTTATCATCGCCTTTGCTTTAGCCAAAAGTATTTATACTCAGTGGTTCAACTAA
- the mscS gene encoding small-conductance mechanosensitive channel MscS produces MAGESLDIEAPITDGLNKMSDWLSSNSDLLIQYGVNIVSAILILIIGNIIVKAVAGSVAKVLHKKEMDKAVVEFIHGLVRYVLFVIVLIAALGRVGVETASVVAVIGAAGLAIGLALQGSLSNFAAGVLIVGFRPFKSGDYVEVAGVAGSVEAIQIFQTILKTPDNKMVVVPNGAIIGGSITNYSRHATRRVDLVIGVSYKSDLQLTKKVIRETLEKDSRILKDPDITIGVLALADSSVNFVVRPWCKTEDYWGVYFDSMQAIKEALDANGIEIPFPQMDVHLNKVD; encoded by the coding sequence ATGGCTGGTGAATCTTTGGATATAGAAGCGCCAATTACTGATGGATTGAATAAAATGAGTGATTGGCTTAGCAGTAATTCAGATTTATTAATTCAATACGGGGTGAACATTGTTTCGGCAATTCTTATCCTGATCATTGGTAATATCATTGTTAAAGCGGTAGCGGGTAGCGTTGCTAAAGTTCTGCATAAGAAAGAGATGGATAAAGCGGTAGTTGAGTTTATCCATGGCCTTGTTCGTTATGTTCTATTCGTTATTGTTTTAATTGCTGCTTTAGGTCGAGTAGGCGTTGAAACTGCTTCTGTAGTAGCAGTAATCGGTGCGGCTGGTTTAGCTATCGGTTTAGCTCTGCAAGGTTCGCTTTCTAACTTTGCTGCGGGTGTGTTGATTGTTGGATTCCGTCCATTTAAATCAGGTGATTATGTTGAAGTTGCAGGGGTAGCTGGTTCGGTTGAAGCGATTCAAATTTTCCAAACTATTCTAAAAACACCAGACAACAAAATGGTTGTTGTTCCAAACGGTGCAATCATCGGTGGTTCAATTACCAACTATTCCCGTCACGCTACTCGTCGTGTTGATTTAGTGATTGGCGTTTCTTATAAATCGGATCTCCAGTTAACTAAGAAAGTGATCCGTGAAACGCTAGAAAAAGACTCACGTATTCTGAAAGATCCAGACATCACAATTGGTGTATTGGCACTAGCGGATTCTTCAGTGAATTTTGTCGTACGTCCATGGTGTAAAACAGAAGATTATTGGGGTGTTTACTTCGATTCAATGCAAGCAATTAAAGAAGCGTTGGATGCGAACGGTATTGAAATCCCATTCCCACAAATGGATGTTCATCTCAACAAAGTCGATTAA
- the fbaA gene encoding class II fructose-bisphosphate aldolase has translation MSKIFDFVKPGVISGDDVQKVFQVAKENGFALPAVNCVNTDSVNGVLEAASKVKAPVIVQFSNGGAAFFAGKGVKLEGQGAQILGAVAGAKYVHAVAESYGVPVILHTDHAAKKLLPWIDGLLDAGEEFFAQTGKPLFSSHMLDLSEESLEENVETCAKYLERMAKMNMTIEIELGCTGGEEDGVDNSDMDSSELYTSPEDVAYAYEKLNAVSHRFTIAASFGNVHGVYKPGNVVLTPTILRDSQAYVSEKFGLPANSLNFVFHGGSGSTEAEIKESISYGVIKMNIDTDTQWATWDGIRQYEADNHDYLQGQIGNPTGEDAPNKKYYDPRVWLRAGQASMVKRLEQAFADLNAVDVL, from the coding sequence ATGTCTAAGATCTTCGATTTCGTAAAACCTGGTGTTATCTCTGGTGATGACGTACAAAAAGTATTTCAAGTAGCTAAAGAGAACGGCTTCGCTCTTCCAGCAGTTAACTGTGTGAACACAGATTCTGTGAACGGCGTACTAGAAGCGGCTTCTAAAGTTAAAGCTCCTGTTATCGTTCAATTTTCTAACGGTGGCGCTGCTTTCTTTGCAGGTAAAGGCGTTAAACTAGAAGGTCAAGGTGCTCAAATTCTTGGCGCTGTAGCTGGTGCAAAATACGTTCACGCTGTTGCTGAGTCTTACGGTGTTCCTGTAATTCTTCACACTGACCACGCTGCTAAGAAACTACTACCTTGGATCGACGGCCTACTAGATGCTGGTGAAGAGTTCTTCGCACAAACTGGTAAGCCACTATTCTCTTCTCACATGCTAGACCTTTCTGAAGAGTCTCTAGAAGAGAACGTTGAAACATGTGCTAAGTACCTAGAGCGCATGGCTAAAATGAACATGACAATCGAGATCGAACTTGGTTGTACTGGTGGTGAAGAAGATGGTGTTGATAACTCAGATATGGATTCTTCTGAGCTATACACTTCTCCTGAAGATGTTGCATACGCATACGAGAAACTAAACGCTGTTAGCCACCGTTTCACTATCGCAGCTTCTTTCGGTAACGTACACGGTGTTTACAAGCCTGGTAACGTTGTTCTTACTCCAACTATCCTACGTGACTCTCAAGCATACGTTTCTGAGAAATTCGGTCTTCCAGCGAACTCTCTAAACTTCGTATTCCACGGTGGTTCTGGTTCAACTGAAGCAGAAATCAAAGAGTCTATCTCTTACGGTGTTATCAAAATGAACATCGATACAGATACACAGTGGGCAACTTGGGACGGTATCCGTCAATACGAAGCAGACAACCACGATTACCTACAAGGTCAAATCGGTAACCCAACTGGTGAAGATGCTCCGAACAAGAAATACTACGATCCACGTGTATGGCTACGCGCTGGTCAAGCTTCTATGGTTAAGCGTCTTGAGCAAGCATTTGCTGACCTTAACGCAGTAGACGTACTGTAA
- a CDS encoding phosphoglycerate kinase, producing the protein MSVIKMTDLDLAGKRVFIRADLNVPVKDGKVTSDARILASLPTIKHCIEAGAKVMVTSHLGRPTEGEYSEEFSLLPVVNYLKDALECEVKLAKDYLDGLELNAGELVVLENVRFNKGEKKNEEELSKKYAALCDIFVMDAFGTAHRAQASTHGVGMHAPVACAGPLLAAELEALGKAMDKPERPLVAIVGGSKVSTKLTVLESLSKIADQLVVGGGIANTFIAAAGHNVGKSLYEADLIETAQKLMKECSIPVATDVACAKAFDENAEAEIKNVADVQDDDMIFDLGPDSTAALAEIIGNAKTILWNGPVGVFEFKNFEAGTKGISEAIAKSAGFSVAGGGDTLAAIDKFGIKADVSYISTGGGAFLEFVEGKVLPAVAMLEERAKA; encoded by the coding sequence ATGTCTGTAATCAAGATGACTGACCTGGATTTAGCAGGTAAACGTGTATTTATCCGTGCTGACCTAAACGTACCTGTGAAAGATGGCAAAGTGACATCTGATGCACGTATTCTAGCTTCACTACCAACTATCAAACACTGTATTGAAGCTGGCGCTAAAGTAATGGTGACTTCTCACCTAGGTCGTCCAACTGAAGGCGAATATTCGGAAGAGTTCTCTCTATTACCAGTAGTTAACTACCTAAAAGATGCACTAGAGTGCGAAGTAAAACTTGCTAAAGACTACCTAGATGGCCTAGAGCTAAACGCTGGTGAGCTTGTTGTTCTTGAAAACGTTCGCTTTAACAAAGGCGAGAAGAAAAACGAAGAAGAACTATCTAAGAAGTACGCTGCACTATGTGACATTTTCGTAATGGACGCATTCGGTACTGCACACCGTGCTCAAGCTTCAACTCACGGTGTTGGTATGCACGCGCCTGTAGCTTGTGCTGGTCCTCTTCTTGCTGCTGAGCTTGAAGCACTAGGTAAAGCAATGGACAAACCAGAACGTCCACTTGTTGCTATCGTTGGTGGTTCTAAAGTTTCTACTAAACTAACAGTTCTAGAATCTCTTTCTAAAATTGCTGACCAACTTGTTGTTGGTGGTGGCATCGCGAACACATTCATCGCAGCTGCTGGTCACAACGTAGGTAAGTCTCTATACGAAGCAGACCTTATCGAAACAGCTCAAAAACTAATGAAAGAGTGTTCAATCCCAGTTGCTACTGACGTTGCATGTGCGAAAGCATTCGACGAAAACGCAGAAGCTGAAATCAAGAACGTTGCTGATGTTCAAGATGACGACATGATCTTCGACCTAGGTCCAGATTCAACTGCGGCTCTTGCTGAAATCATTGGCAATGCTAAAACTATCCTTTGGAACGGCCCTGTAGGTGTATTCGAGTTCAAGAACTTCGAAGCGGGTACTAAGGGTATTTCAGAAGCTATCGCTAAATCTGCAGGCTTCTCTGTAGCAGGCGGTGGTGACACGCTAGCAGCTATCGACAAGTTCGGTATCAAAGCTGACGTTTCTTACATCTCAACTGGTGGTGGTGCTTTCCTTGAATTCGTTGAAGGTAAAGTACTTCCTGCAGTAGCGATGCTAGAAGAGCGCGCGAAAGCTTAA
- the epd gene encoding erythrose-4-phosphate dehydrogenase → MLRVAINGFGRIGRNVLRAVYESGKAQQIKVVAVNELAQPEAMAHLLQYDTSHGRFGKKISHDQEHLYVHHDNGEFDSIRILHSPDIHLLPWRDLEVDIVLDCTGAYGSKADGEEHIAAGAKKVLFSHPGSADLDNTVIYGVNHETLTADHHIVSNGSCTTNCIVPIIKVLDEAFGIESGTITTIHSSMNDQQVIDAYHSDLRRTRSASQSIIPVDTKLHKGIERIFPKFSNKFEAISVRVPTVNVTAMDLSVTINANVKVNDVNQTMIEASQCTLHGIVDYTESPLVSIDFNHDPHSAIVDGSQTRVSNGNLVKMLVWCDNEWGFANRMLDTALAMQAAK, encoded by the coding sequence ATGTTAAGAGTCGCAATAAATGGATTCGGGCGAATAGGGCGTAATGTGTTACGCGCTGTTTACGAAAGTGGCAAAGCTCAGCAGATAAAAGTTGTTGCTGTAAATGAGTTGGCTCAGCCTGAGGCTATGGCGCATTTGCTACAGTACGACACCAGTCATGGTCGTTTCGGTAAAAAGATTTCTCACGACCAAGAACATTTATATGTTCATCATGATAATGGTGAGTTTGATAGTATCCGAATTCTTCATTCTCCAGATATCCATCTATTGCCTTGGCGAGATCTAGAAGTAGATATCGTTTTGGATTGCACAGGTGCCTATGGTTCTAAAGCCGATGGTGAAGAACACATTGCTGCTGGAGCCAAAAAGGTACTGTTTTCTCATCCGGGTTCGGCGGATCTTGATAACACCGTTATTTATGGTGTAAACCACGAAACGCTGACAGCTGATCATCATATTGTTTCTAATGGTTCTTGTACCACTAACTGTATTGTCCCGATTATTAAAGTGTTAGATGAAGCCTTTGGTATCGAATCTGGCACGATTACAACGATTCATTCTTCTATGAATGACCAACAAGTGATCGATGCTTACCACAGCGATTTGCGTCGTACCCGATCGGCAAGTCAATCTATTATCCCTGTTGATACAAAATTACATAAAGGGATTGAAAGAATATTTCCGAAATTTTCTAACAAATTTGAGGCGATTTCGGTACGAGTTCCAACAGTAAATGTTACTGCGATGGATTTGAGTGTCACTATTAACGCAAATGTGAAAGTTAATGACGTAAATCAAACCATGATAGAGGCATCTCAGTGTACATTACACGGCATTGTTGACTATACTGAATCACCACTCGTATCCATCGATTTTAATCACGATCCACACAGTGCGATTGTAGATGGCAGCCAAACTCGAGTGAGTAACGGGAATCTAGTGAAGATGCTCGTTTGGTGTGATAACGAGTGGGGATTTGCTAACCGAATGCTTGATACCGCGTTAGCAATGCAGGCTGCAAAGTAG
- a CDS encoding glycosyltransferase family 2 protein, with product MHNLKIAVLLPCFNEEGAIGRTVNGFKAQLPTAKIYVYDNNSTDNTVEEARQKGAIVRKETRQGKGEVVRRMFSDIDADLYVMADGDATYDHTVVSTLIETLLNNQLDMVIGTRSQRQEAYPKGHILGNKAFSILINKVFKSSLTDVFSGYRVMSKRFVKTVPIISDGFQIETELAVHALHHKIPIAEVPTNYNSRPEGTKSKLRTYSDGLKILSFIIYLIRDIKPLFFFSILSIFLITVSMILGIPVVIDFIDTGLVERVPTAILASSIGVISVISLFTGLMLDNVTKGRMNLTYLHYNNYYPVNIEQEL from the coding sequence ATTCATAATTTAAAGATAGCAGTTCTTTTACCTTGCTTTAATGAAGAAGGAGCTATTGGAAGAACAGTGAATGGTTTTAAAGCACAGCTACCAACAGCCAAAATTTATGTTTACGATAATAACTCTACTGATAACACTGTTGAAGAGGCTAGACAAAAAGGAGCAATAGTAAGAAAAGAAACAAGACAAGGTAAAGGTGAAGTTGTACGTAGGATGTTTTCTGATATAGATGCTGATCTATATGTAATGGCCGATGGTGATGCTACCTACGATCATACTGTTGTTTCAACACTAATTGAAACTTTATTAAATAATCAACTGGATATGGTAATAGGTACCCGATCACAACGACAAGAAGCTTATCCTAAAGGTCATATACTAGGAAACAAAGCCTTTTCTATTCTTATAAATAAAGTGTTTAAATCATCATTGACAGATGTTTTTTCTGGATATCGTGTAATGAGTAAACGATTTGTAAAAACGGTTCCAATTATAAGTGATGGATTTCAAATAGAAACAGAACTCGCAGTTCACGCATTACACCATAAAATACCTATAGCTGAGGTTCCAACAAACTATAACTCAAGACCAGAAGGTACTAAAAGCAAATTAAGAACGTATTCTGATGGATTAAAAATATTATCATTTATAATCTATCTAATTAGGGATATTAAACCATTATTTTTCTTTTCTATTCTTTCCATTTTTTTAATTACTGTCTCTATGATTTTAGGAATACCTGTAGTGATAGATTTCATAGATACTGGTTTAGTTGAACGAGTCCCAACAGCTATTCTAGCTAGCAGTATAGGTGTAATATCAGTAATTAGCCTCTTCACAGGATTAATGTTAGATAACGTAACAAAAGGAAGAATGAACTTAACATATTTACATTATAATAATTACTATCCAGTTAATATAGAACAAGAATTATAG